GCCGCGCTGGGAAAACGACTGCGGTGGTTTGCCGACTTGAAGACCAATGCCGACCAAGTATGCGGGGAGCTTGTAAGGTTTTTGTCAGCACCAGCACCTTAGCAAAAGTCGTGCGCCGATGACACGGCGCTGCTTACGAGGCGCTAGCATCGTTTGTGGAATGGACACTAAAATGATCTGGACGACAACTCCCGAAGTAATGGCCACCGAGCTGCCTGACGCGGTGGTGATCTTGGACGAAGGCGGCGAGATGTACCAACTGAGCGGCGTGGCCAGGGCGGTTTGGCTGGCCCTTCCCGCCGACTTAGAAACGCTGACGGCAGCGGTGACGGCTCAGTTTGAAGTCGGCGTGCAGGCCGCCCAAGCCGACATTTCCGCGTTCCTGAGCGAGATGACGCAGAGGGGTTTGCTGACCCAGAGCGGATGACCCAGCAGGCCTTTGACAGTCTGTCGACCCGGGTTACTTTCAGCCCCCAGACCGCTCAGTGGGCCGCTGGACTGAGGCCGCCACTCCTTCACCAAGCGCCGACCACGCCACTCACCAGCCATTTGCAGCTTGAGCGCGGGCCTGCGCGGGCAGACGGGCAACCCGTGCGGCTGAGTTGGTCGGGCGGAAATGTAGAAGCGCGGCGCTCAGGCAACCGCGTTTGTATTCCGGAGGTGCTGGCCTTTGATGTGCAGCCGCGCCTCACCCATGTCGAACTCGGCCCCGACGCCGAGTCAAGGGCCGCCGACGCTTGGCTCGGCCTGCATCTGGCCTTTGCCGAAACGCAGCGGGCAGCGGGGTGGCTGAGTCTGCACGCTGCCCTGCTTAAGCTGGCGGGGCCAAGCGGAGCTGAGCGCTTGATCGCCATCACCGGCCCGAGCGGCGCAGGAAAAAGCACCGCCGCCCTGCGGCTGATGCAGCGCGGCGCGGCGGTGGTTGCCGAAGACAGCGGTTGGCTCTCGCCGGAGGGCGAAGTGTTTGGCTGGGACAGCAATTTGCGCTTGCGGCCCGATACGCTCTCCCAGTTTGCTCCGTCGCTGAGCCGCGCAGGCCAAGACGCTCACGGCAAAGATGTGGTTGAAGTCGGGCGGTCGGCGGGCGGGCCACTTGCGTCAACTTGGGTGCTGGGAGCGCCGCACGGCCAGCTGCTCAGCGCGGCGGATCAGGTGCGGGCCTGGTGGGAGATGAGCGGCCTACCCATCACGCCCGCCGCCCGCAGGGGCGTTCAGCAAGCCGTAGCCCGCTGCTGCGTGCCCAACCTGACGAATATCCCGGTGTATGGCCTGAACCGTGACCGCTTGTTCGAGCTGGAAGATTTATTGAAGCGCTGAAGCTGGTGTCGGAACGATACGGGTCACGGCGATCTTTTCACGAATGAACAGGGTGTCGATTTTGGGGGCCATCTCGGTTTTCCACACCTCACTTTGATAAACCTTGGCGTACAACTCTTCGCGCTGTGCTTCGTTTTCAAAGCGGCGAATCCAGATATAGATGTCGGGGTCTTTTTCGTCCACGAACGAGCCAGTCACGTCCATTCCTTTCGAGACTTGAAAGGGAATGACCGTTTCCTCCATGAACTTCACCAGTTCGTCGCGGCGGCCTGCTTGAGCTTGATAACGGCGGTATTCGTAAAACATAGACGGCCTCCAGGGGCGCGGTAAGAAGCGGTGCCGCGCCTAGGCCTCTAATTCTAGCTGCATAGCTTCTAGCTGCACAGCGCTCAGTCCGTTTGCGGCCCGGTCTGGTTGAGCATCAAGAAGGCCAGCAGGTTGCCCACCGTTTCGTGCGCTTCTATAGGATGCCTCAGCGACTGCTCGCCGCGAATCTCATAGCGGTTGCGCCGCCCAACCCTGACCCGTATCAGAATTCCGGCTTCCTCCAAGTCGCGCACGATGCGCTGCACGGCGCGTTCGGTGATGCCCACCGCCTGCGCCGCCGAGCGCAGGGGCATGTCGGGTTCGCGGGCCAAATAAAGCAGGACGTGGCTGTGGTTGGAAAAAAACGTCCAGCCGGCGGGCGCTGGGGAGCGCTCAGGCCGCTGCGGTGCGGGTGATGGAAGATCGGAGGCTGGGGTCATGGCAGGTGGTGAAGCTGAGTGTAACCGAGTCTGGGGTCGCCGCGCCCTTGACAGCACGTTCACCCTCCTGATATACGATATGTGTTACGCGAAAAGTTTTTCGTATATTTGCCTCCACTTTCCCCCTTACTCGTTTCACGGAGTCCACCATGTCCAGCACCCTCACTGCGCCGCACCCCGCTTCCCCCGTTCTCACCGCCGTTCCGGTAGCAATTACCCGTGGCGACGGCATTGGCCCGGAAATCATGAGCGCCACCTTGCGGGTACTGGCGGCGGCGGGAGCGCGGATCGATACCCGCGAAGTCCGCATGGGCGAGGCGGTTTATCTCGGCGGCCACACCTCCGGCCTCGCGCCCGACGCTTGGGACGTGCTGCGGAGCACCGGAGTGCTGCTCAAAGCGCCGATCACCACTCCGCAGGGCGGCGGCTACAAAAGCCTGAACGTGACGCTGCGCAAGAGCCTCGGCCTGTACGCCAATGTGCGCCCCTGCCGCGCCTACGCGCCGTATGTGACCACCCACCATCCGGCGATGGATCTGGTGATCATCCGCGAGAACGAAGAAGACCTCTACGCAGGCATCGAGCACCGCCAGACCCGCGAGGTCATTCAGTGCCTCAAGCTGATTACCCGTGACGGTTGCGAGAAGATCGTGCGTTACGCTTTCGAATACGCCCGCCAGCACAATCGGCGCAAAGTCACGGCGCTGAGCAAAGACAACATTATGAAGCTGACCGACGGCCTGTTTCACCGGGTCTTCGACGAGATTCGCACCGAGTACCCCGAACTGGAAGCCGAGCACCAGATCATCGACATCGGCACGGCGCGGGTGGCGACCCGGCCTGAACTCTACGACGTGATCGTGACGCTCAACCTCTACGGCGACATTCTCTCGGACGTGGCGGCGGAGGTGGCCGGTTCGGTGGGCCTGGCGGGCAGCGCCAATATCGGGGCGAAGTTCGCCATGTTTGAAGCGATTCACGGCAGCGCTCCCGACATCGCCGGGCAGAACATCGCCAACCCCAGCGGCCTGCTGCAATCGGCGGTGCTGATGCTGGAGTACCTGGGCCAGCCGGACATCGCCAGCACCATCAGCAACGCTTGGCTCAAGACCCTGGAAGACGGTCTGCATACCCGCGACATCGCCTCGGAGCAGACCCGTCAGGTGCTGGGCACTCAGGAATTTGCCGACGCCGTGATCGAGCGCCTCGGCCAGTTTCCAGTTCACCTCAAGCCTACCCCCACGCCCCGCGAAGCCGCCGAGCCGCCCAAGATGAGGCCCCGTGCTCCGATCACCAAGCAGCTTGTCGGCACCGATGTCTTTTTCGAGTGGTTTGAAGGCGAGCGTGATCCGGAAGCGCTGGCGGCGGTGCTGCAATCGGCCCAGCTCGAGCACCTGCCGCTGCTGATGATGACCAACCGGGGCGTCAAGGTCTGGCCACAGGGCATACCTGAAACCTTCAAGTCCGACCACTGGCGCTGCCGCTTTCTGTCAGACGGGTCGATCACCCACGCCGATGTGCTGGCGCTGCTGTCCAACCTGAACCAGACCGGGCTGGATTTCATCAAGACTGAACACCTCTACACCTTTGACGGCGTGCCGGGCTACACGCTGGGCCAGGGTCAGTAAGCCGCCAGTCCAGCACTCGCCCGCTTCAGCTCTTAAAGCCGTGTGGGTGGGTGCGGTGCCAATCCCAGGCGGTCTGGACGATGCCGTTTAGATCGGTGAACTTGGGGTCAAAACCCAGCTCGCTTTTGATCCGGCTGGGATCGGCCACCAATGACGGCGGATCGCCGGGGCGGCGCGGCCCTTCCTCCCGTGTGAGCGGCGTGCCCACCACCGCGTCTACTGCGTCCAGCACCTGCCGCACCGAGAAGCCGTGACCGAGGCCCACATTGAAGGCCTGCCCGCTCACTGCGCCGCCAGAGAGGGCCTGTACCGCCAGCACATGCGCGTCGGCCAAATCCATGACATGCACGTAGTCGCGCACGCAGGTGCCGTCGGGGGTGGGGTAATCGGTGCCGTTGACAAACATTTTTTCGCGCTGACCGAGGGCGGTGAGCAGTGCCAACTCGATCAAGTGGGTTTTGTTGGGATGGTCTTCGCCGATGGTGTGGTCGGGGGCGGCCCCGCAGACGTTGAAGTAGCGCAACACGGTGTACGGAAGGCCGTGCGCCACGCCGAAATCGTGCAAAATCTGCTCCACCATCCATTTGCTGTGGCCGTAGGTACTGGTCGGGCGCTTGGGAGCGTCCTCGGGAATCGGCACGCTCTCGGCGTCTCCGTAGACAGCCGCTGTCGAACTGAACACCAGCGGAATCTTGCGCGTTTCCACGATGGCCTGAAACAAGTTGAGGCTGCCGGTCACGTTGTTTTGGTAATAGCGGCCCGGCGACCGCATACTTTCGCCCACCTCGATCAGCGCCGCGAAGTGAATCACCGCGTCGGGCTTCGCGCTCAGCAGCGCCGCTTTGAGGGCGGGTGGATCGAGCAAGTCGGCCACGATCAGTTCTACAGTTGCGGGCAGAGCTTCTCTGTGACCGCTCGACAAGTTGTCCAGCACCGTGACGCTGTGACCCACCGCTAAAAGTTGCCGTACCGTATGCGAGC
The DNA window shown above is from Deinococcus detaillensis and carries:
- a CDS encoding phosphoenolpyruvate carboxykinase (ATP), whose product is MTQQAFDSLSTRVTFSPQTAQWAAGLRPPLLHQAPTTPLTSHLQLERGPARADGQPVRLSWSGGNVEARRSGNRVCIPEVLAFDVQPRLTHVELGPDAESRAADAWLGLHLAFAETQRAAGWLSLHAALLKLAGPSGAERLIAITGPSGAGKSTAALRLMQRGAAVVAEDSGWLSPEGEVFGWDSNLRLRPDTLSQFAPSLSRAGQDAHGKDVVEVGRSAGGPLASTWVLGAPHGQLLSAADQVRAWWEMSGLPITPAARRGVQQAVARCCVPNLTNIPVYGLNRDRLFELEDLLKR
- the galE gene encoding UDP-glucose 4-epimerase GalE, whose translation is MHLMVVGGAGYIGSHTVRQLLAVGHSVTVLDNLSSGHREALPATVELIVADLLDPPALKAALLSAKPDAVIHFAALIEVGESMRSPGRYYQNNVTGSLNLFQAIVETRKIPLVFSSTAAVYGDAESVPIPEDAPKRPTSTYGHSKWMVEQILHDFGVAHGLPYTVLRYFNVCGAAPDHTIGEDHPNKTHLIELALLTALGQREKMFVNGTDYPTPDGTCVRDYVHVMDLADAHVLAVQALSGGAVSGQAFNVGLGHGFSVRQVLDAVDAVVGTPLTREEGPRRPGDPPSLVADPSRIKSELGFDPKFTDLNGIVQTAWDWHRTHPHGFKS
- a CDS encoding PqqD family protein, with product MDTKMIWTTTPEVMATELPDAVVILDEGGEMYQLSGVARAVWLALPADLETLTAAVTAQFEVGVQAAQADISAFLSEMTQRGLLTQSG
- a CDS encoding helix-turn-helix transcriptional regulator; its protein translation is MTPASDLPSPAPQRPERSPAPAGWTFFSNHSHVLLYLAREPDMPLRSAAQAVGITERAVQRIVRDLEEAGILIRVRVGRRNRYEIRGEQSLRHPIEAHETVGNLLAFLMLNQTGPQTD
- a CDS encoding NIPSNAP family protein gives rise to the protein MFYEYRRYQAQAGRRDELVKFMEETVIPFQVSKGMDVTGSFVDEKDPDIYIWIRRFENEAQREELYAKVYQSEVWKTEMAPKIDTLFIREKIAVTRIVPTPASALQ
- a CDS encoding NADP-dependent isocitrate dehydrogenase, translated to MSSTLTAPHPASPVLTAVPVAITRGDGIGPEIMSATLRVLAAAGARIDTREVRMGEAVYLGGHTSGLAPDAWDVLRSTGVLLKAPITTPQGGGYKSLNVTLRKSLGLYANVRPCRAYAPYVTTHHPAMDLVIIRENEEDLYAGIEHRQTREVIQCLKLITRDGCEKIVRYAFEYARQHNRRKVTALSKDNIMKLTDGLFHRVFDEIRTEYPELEAEHQIIDIGTARVATRPELYDVIVTLNLYGDILSDVAAEVAGSVGLAGSANIGAKFAMFEAIHGSAPDIAGQNIANPSGLLQSAVLMLEYLGQPDIASTISNAWLKTLEDGLHTRDIASEQTRQVLGTQEFADAVIERLGQFPVHLKPTPTPREAAEPPKMRPRAPITKQLVGTDVFFEWFEGERDPEALAAVLQSAQLEHLPLLMMTNRGVKVWPQGIPETFKSDHWRCRFLSDGSITHADVLALLSNLNQTGLDFIKTEHLYTFDGVPGYTLGQGQ